AAGTGATGCCATAACTCCTAAAATTAATACGCAGGTGTCGGGGTATCGATTTGCAAAACCCAACACATTGTTCAGTTCTGGGTGTTTATGATCAATGATAAGTAAACCTAACTCATTGAAGTCAGTTTCAGAAACATCAGTTAAATGCGTAATTTTATGACTCTGGCCTAGTGTCGCTAGTTGCAGCTCAACATTGCTAGCCAGTAATTCATATTGAATTGCACAGCCTATTTTTTTCTCATTAAGTAAATTGCTCTTATGTGGCACATTATGCGGCTCACAGATAGATACAAAAATACTTGCCCAAAAGCGGCTGCCCTTTCCTTTTTCACTTTCAACGATAATATCACCACCCATCAACTGAGCGAGTTTTCGGCTTATAGAAAGCCCTAAACCACTGCCACCATAATGACGTGTTGTACTTGAGTCCTCTTGGGTAAACACTTCAAACAATTTACTTTGGTTTTCTTTCGAGATACCAATACCTGTATCTTCAACAATAAAGCTTAGGCAAAGCGTATTGTCTGAATGCAGCTGCTCCTTAACCGTTAAGCTAACATGACCTTTATGGGTAAACTTAAATGCATTACTGAGTAAATTATTAAGAATTTGTTTTAGGCGGTGACTATCACCCATTACGGTACGCTTAGTTATAGCATGCGCATCGAACAGTATCTCAATACCTTTTTTCTGACCTTGAACAGCCATCGATGTAATTAAATCACTGCACACTGAAACAACATCAAACTCGTGACTATCTAAATCAAGTTTACCTGCTTCAATTTTTGAAAAATCAAGAATGTCATTGATCAGTGTCATCAATGAGTTAGCGCTAGTATTTGCATAATGTAAGTATTGCATTTGCTGAGTAGATAAAGGCTCTTCTTCAAGCATTTCGAGCATGCCAAGTACGCCATTCATCGGGGTGCGAATTTCATGAGAAATATTAGCGACAAATTCACTTTTAGCTTTACTGGAAGCTAATGCTTCTTCGGTGGCCTTTTCGAGCTCGGCTGTGCGGCTTTTCACTTTTTCTTCTAGTGTAACATTAAGCTTTTCTAGTTGATGTTGAGCGCACTTAAGTGAATCAATATTGCGCAGTATTGCCGCTATTTGATATTGCTGTTTTACTGCATCAAAAACAGGTGTCATGGTAATCGAGAAATAATGTGTGCTTTGCTCACTGATGTGAACCGCTTCAAACGAGCACCGCTGCCCTTCTTTAATGGCTTGTGCAATCCCTTGAAAATCTTCATCGTTATAATTAAACAAGGTATCAAAATGGGTGGTTTGCTCTGTTATACCAAAAAACGTTTTTGCCGTTTCATTGGCATTACAAATAACACCATCTGGCTGAACCATAATAATGGCATCTGTTGAGTCTTCAATAATTTTACTGTTCTTTTCTTTTAGGAAACTAAGCTCAATTTTTCTGTTGATGTCACGTTGATAGATTATAAATAACATCAGCACAACTAAAATGATTAAGCATAAAATGCCAATAAACCTTAATCGCTTTTGATGTATTTCATTGAGTAATATATCGGTATTTATTGAAACAGCCAGTGTCAGTGGCTGCATTTGAACGCCATTATCAAACTCAAAAACTTTCTGAACATATAATTTTTCGGGTAAGTTAACCACATCAAAAAAATCAACATTTGCCATTTGTTGGGTAGGGCTAAATTCTTCAGACCAATAATGAGCGTCATCAAGCTCAAAGCTAAAGCGGTATGACTCCATCGGGTGATAGATAAATTGTTGCTGCGCATTTAACAAATACACTGAGAGGTTTTCAGCGGTGTTACTGGTAAGCTTGCTAATCAGATCGGCTGCATAATAGTTCAGGATCAACACGGCAAACGGTTTACCTTCAGCATCTTTTACTAGTTTTGCAATTCGATATGTACTGGTATAGGGCTGTTGTAAGCGGCCATTTTCACGATTGTAGTTAATAGGTGATATATAAATTTGGCCATTTTTAAGCTGTGCTGTGATTTGCATGTAATCACGTTGGCCTTTATGTTGTAACTTTTCCTCACCAATTCTATAGACCTGACTATTTACATTATCAACGCGAACGACTTCTTTACCATTGTCTGCAATGTAAATATAGCGAGCCTGTGCTAAGTCTTTATCTGTTGTCATAAAACCACTAAAGATTTTAGCTAGGCGGTCTTTCCATGCCGAGATGGGCGTACCTAAAACAGGATCTATATTTTGATCATTTGTAGCACGCATTATTGCAAGTACTGGCGGCGTTGAGTCTAAGAAGTTAAGTGCAGAAATTTTCTCTCTTAGACTTGACTCAAAAACAGCTTCTTTAGTCTCAAGCTCTCGCTCTATCTGCACAAGCGTGCGGCTGAACACATCCTCTCTAAGATCGTATTCATACTTCACAGTTACTAAAATTGCCAATACCAAGAGAATACAAAACGCGAGAATTGGTAATTTGTGGCGTTGATAGAAATGTGCTGAATGTCCAGAATCCATTGAATCGAAAGCCTTCTTTTCTACTCTGCTTTAGAGTATAGGAGAGAATAATAATAAAGTGGAGTATACAGAAAAAAGATTAATTAATAAGGATTAGCAGGTACTTAGCTTGACTTACAAACAAATAAAGCACCAAAGTGGTGCTTTATTATCAGGTAAAATCATTAAATCGTTTATCTAAATAAGACATCTTCTTTATTAAACCACTTAACACAAAACGCGAGTAATGCACCTGCTACAATGACTGTCGCGAGGAAAATTAAACCCACTAATGTGTAATCAACTGTGCCTTTAATGATTTCTTTGATTGCCAGCGCAACGTTTGTCACTGGAATAAAAGCGGTTTTGCTCGTCAGTTCAACATTTGGCATTAAAGCAATCATAATTGGAAAAATCACACCCATGCTAAGCGGCGCCATGTAGTTTTGCGCTTCTTTAAAGGTTCGGGCATAAATTGAGATAGCCAACGCTAATGATGAGAAGATTGCAGCTATAGGCAATAACAACACAAAAATCAGCCCTAAATCAAATACGGTTAAAGAGCTAAATGCGTTTTTTACAACCGCTAAATCCACAAATGCAATGGCCACCGATATCCATACCCCCATACTGAGTACGGTGATGGTGGTTGTCGCAATAGAAGAAGCAAGTAAAGTTACAAACTTACCTAACACCAACTGAGTACGCGTGATTGGTGTAAGTAAAAGGGTTTCGAGCGTACCGCGCTCTTTCTCACCAGCTCCTAAATCAATCGCAGGGTATGTTGCACCCATCAATACCAGAGGAATAAGCAGATAAGGAATAAACCCACCTATTTTCTCACCAAGATTTTCACGTTTATCTGCAGTGTCGACCTTCACCACTTTAATAGGCTCGATAATAGCGGCTTGTTGCTCTTCTGATACGCCAAAACTTAATAGTTTGTTTGTACGCAGGGCATCACCATATTCTTTTGCCAGTTCTTTTACACGGTCAAACAAGAAGTTAATTGCTTTCGCATCGTTATACACAACTTGCCATTCACTTTGCTTTGCATCATCTAACGTTTGCTTTGCGTCTGACGGTAAATAGATACCCATGTCGATGGTGCCTGCTTTAACCGCTTTGGTGAGCTCTTCTACCGTATTAAAGGTTTCGTCGCCTTTGTATAAAGCAAAGCTCTTATGGTAAAACACCTTATCTGTAAACTCTTGCGCATAGCTACCATTAATAATGGCGTAAGTGTGGACCTCTTGTTCTGCCTCTAACGCCGCTTGTGAACTAATAAAGGCCATAACAGCAAATAACAGTGGGAAGATAGCAACCGGAAGTGCAACAACGAATATCAATGTTTTACGGTCACGTAACAGCTCTTTTAATTCCTTTTTAAATACTTCAAACATCACGGCTCTCCGTTAAAATATTCATAAACGCTTGGTTTAATTCTTCACTTTGACCTGTTTGTTTAAACTCATCTAAGGTGCCATCAAAGCAACTAATACCTTGGTTTATCACAGCAACACGGTCACAAAGTAAGGCAACTTCATCTAAATGGTGCGTTGAAAAAATAACGGGTGTGCCCTTCTCTTTAAGGCCGCGAATAAAGTTAATTACGGTTTGCGTAGTCATAATATCTAAACCAGTTGTCGGCTCATCAAGAATAACCACATCAGGATGATGAACAACAGCGCGGGCAATATTGGCTTTTTGCTTCATACCTGTTGAAAGGTTTTCGGCGCGTTTATCAATAAAGCTGTGCATATCAAGTAAGGTGAATAGCTCATCACAACGAGCGGCTACCGCTTTTTTACTCATGCCATGTAAACGGGCAAAGTATTCAACGTTTTCTTTAACTGTTAAACGCCCATATAAGCCGGTACTACCTGACAGAAATCCAATTGATTTGCGGCCAACTAATGGCTTTTTAACGATATCGTGACCAGAGATGGTAATGCTGCCTTCATCTGGTTTTAAGGCTGTTGAAATCATTCTAAGGGTGGTTGTTTTACCGGCCCCATTTGGGCCGAGTAAACCGAGTACTTCACCTTTGTTACATTGAAAGCTGACGTCTCTTACAGAATGAAAAAACTCTTTATCTTCACGGGGGTCTACGTTGTCCGTTTTATTTTTTTTATGATCTTTTGTTAGCTTAAACTTCTTTTTAAGCCCTGCCACTTCAATCATGTGCGTTTCCTTCGTTTCGGTCTAAAGTAATCAGTGTTACTGTAAAATTCTGGATTTTCATTGTCAGTCCACCATCCTGGTACACCTAACAAGGGTAAGGGTGATAAATTTTTATTATCACGCAAACAATCATCAACCTTAATCATCTCATAAAGACGTTGATCTAGATACGCATATTGTTCGCTTAAATCTTTACAAAATATGTCATCAGGAACAATTACAAATAATGCTTTACCTGTTAAACCAATATACGGCTGAGTGAGCATTTCGTAGTTAGCATGGCCAAACATAAATGGCCTAATGCTTTTACCCCATTGTTCACGTTGTTCGACAAAGGCTTGCTGCCATTGATGGTCGCGTAATTGCTGCTGCCAGCTTTGCTCGGTAATTGCCAGCACCACAGCGCATTCGTCAAATAAAGTAAGCGCATTTCGGTGTTTACTTCGCTCTTTTAGACCATGTAGTTTAATTTCTTCAATGTGTTGATGATTAATCAGCGCTTTAGTTTTTGGGAATAAACACCAAATAAAGCCACCGAAAAGGTCATGCCAATTTTGTTGTCTTGTTGGTACTTGCCCTGTCTCAAATATGATTTGCTCATAATAACGGGTCTCATCAGCAAACTTTTCATCTTCAACAAAGGTTATGGCTTTGCCCTGTGTAGTTTTCGCATTTAGATATTGATTAAACCACTGGCAAGATGGCCAATCTGCCAGTTTATCTAAATTAAATAGCGTTGCTAGGTCACTAAAAGCACCCGTTGTGAGGTATTGTGTTGACCATTGCTCGGGAGCAGTAAATCGTTTCATTGCTTATTTTTTAACTTCTTGATGTATTGTGGGTAGTTTACCGTAAAAACTGGTTCTCATTAATAGAACCTCATATACTAATGCCACCATAAAACAAAAAAAGAGCTATTATGAAACGCTATTTTCCAATGACAGTCCTTGCAAGTGCCATTCTTGCGGGCTGTGCTTCAACAAGTATCACATCAAGTGATGTCGAAAAAGCCTATCAAAGCATTAACTCAGAGCAACTAGCAGAGCATATTAAAGTGCTTGCCTCTGATGAGTTCGGTGGCCGTGCACCATCATCTAAAGGTGAAGAGCTAACGCTTGCCTATTTAACCGACCAATTTAAAGCATTGGGTTTTGAGCCGGGTAACGGTGATAGCTTCTTACAAGAAGTACCGCTTGTTTCACTAGAAGCTGATTCAGACATGGTACTTACCATTGGCGGCAAAGATTACCAATACAAAAAAGATATGGTAATGGGTAGCAGCCGTATTAGTGCTAAGCAAAGCATTAAAGATTCTGAATTAGTATTCGTTGGCTACGGTGTCAATGCACCAGAGTACAACTGGAACGACTACGAAGGCCTAGATGTTAAAGGCAAGACAGTTGTTATGCTGGTAAACGATCCAGGTTTTGCGACGAAAAACCCTGATTTATTCACCGGCGATGCCATGACCTATTACGGTCGTTGGACATACAAATATGAAGAAGCAAGCCGTCAAGGTGCAGCAGGTGCGATTATTATCCACGAAACAGCACCGGCCTCTTACCCATGGTCAGTTGTTGAAAACTCTTGGAGCGGTGAGCAATTTGGTTTCCAAAAAGAAAATAACAACATGGACCGTGTTGCTGTTGAAGGCTGGGTAACAACTGATGTTGCTAAAGAGCTTTTCACAAAAGCAGGCTTAGATTTCGATACCATGAAAGCTAATGCGGCAAAAGGCGCTTACCATGTTGATATGGGCGACCTAACTGCAAGTGTTGAAGTAAATAACACAATCAAAAAGTCAATTTCGTATAACTTTATCGCGACGTTACCGGGTAGCGAAAAGCCAGACGAGCACATCATTTATTCAGCTCACTGGGATCACCTTGGTACTGATAAAACCCGCAAAGGCGACCAAATCTATAATGGCGCCCACGATAATGCAACGGGCACTGCTGGCTTAATCGAAGTTGCTGAAGCATTTGCTACCTTACCTGAGCACCCTAGCCGTTCAATGACTTTCTTAGCCGTTACTGCTGAAGAACAAGGTTTACTTGGCTCGAAATATTATGCTGCAAACCCAGTGATCCCAGCATCACAAACGGTTGCTAACATCAATATGGATAGCTTAAACCTATTAGGTAAAGTAAAAGACATCAGTGTTGTTGGTATTGGTAAATCAGAAATGGATAGCCTGCTAGAAACAGCTGCAAAAGCTCAAGGCCGTACGGTATCTGGCGACCCTAAACCGTCTTCAGGTGGCTATTACCGCTCTGATCACTTTGCGTTTGCAAACATGGGGGTACCTGCAATGTATGCTGGTGGTGGTAGTGAGGCCCTTGACGAAGAAACGGCAAATTACCGTAAGCGTATGAGCTTAGTGCTTCGTGGTTGTTACCATCAGCCTTGCGACCGTTACCGTGATGAATGGGATTTATCAGGTGCCGTTCAGGACCTTCAGTTATTCTATCAAGTAGGTTTTGATATCTCAGAACAAAAAGAATGGCCGACCTGGAATGCCACTTCTGAGTTCCAACGCAAATAGATGCAAATGAGATTGATTTTCATTTAAAAACGTAATACAGTGTAACCTGATTAATTTTTAGGTTGCACTGTATGCTCTCACTAACACAAACGAGGTTTATTCCTAATAAAGCGAGGTGTTACATTACGGACAATAAACGCTTAATTTTACCCCTTTTATTACTGATTTCTTTAGCGGTACCTGCAAGCCGAGAGTTCACCCTACAAGCGCTAAGTGATGCTTTTTTTCAAGTATCTGTATTTGTTGCAGCCACCTTATTAATCTATTACTACCTTATTGATCGTCTTCCTCAATTACAGCTTAGCTATTTACGTGCTAAATCAGGCATTCTAGAGGTGAGCTTTGCGTCTATTTTAGGTGCTTTACCTGGCTGTGGGGGTGCCATTATTGTGGTAACCCAATTTACTAAAAAGCAGGCTAGCTTTGGCTCCGTTGTTGCCGTCTTAACCGCAACCATGGGCGATGCCGCTTTTTTACTTTTAGCAACCCGCCCACTTGATGGTTTATTAATGATGTTAATCGGTGTTGCTGTAGGTATTATTAGCGGTCAGATAGTAAATACAATTCATAGCCCAGATAAATTTCAACCTGACGAAGCAAGTCAATACAACGAGCAGCCACAATGCCAACCAAGAGCTTTGAAATTTAGCCGTCCTATTTGGAAATTTACCCTAGTACCAAGCTTGATTATTGCTTTTGTTATCGCTACCAATTCTGACCTTAGCGAATTTAGTCAAAGCGTTAATACTGGCGTCACCCTGTTTGGCTCGATCATGGCGCTATTCACCGTGGTTGTATGGGCACTTTCATCAAAAGGCAGCAGTTATAAGCAAGTAACCAGTGAAGAAGCGCCTTGCACACCTCCCTCAAAACTCACGAAAGTGTTAATGGACACGCACTTTGTTACTGCCTGGGTTGTTGCCAGTTTTATGCTGTTTGAAATTCTCGTTAACCTAGTCGGTGTTGATTTAACAGCCTGGTTTTCTGAGTATGCTTATCTTGCACCGCTGGTGGCTGTGGCTATTGGATTATTACCTGGCTGCGGGCCACAAATCGTTGTGATGACACTGTATATACAAGGTATTATTCCATTTAGTGCGATGGCAGCCAATGCAATTTCAAATGACGGCGATGCCCTATTCCCAGCTATCGCATTAGCACCAAAAGCGGCCTTAATCGCGACGGTGTATTCAACAATACCTGCGCTGTTACTCGGTTATGGGTTGTATTTTTACGTAATATAATACCAACCCGCAATAATACTTAATCATTTTGAGGGATTAAACCTTTCGCTAACTGCGTTAAAAATTTCTCATTTAGAACAACTAAATAACGAAATTTTTGCCTTGTTATCAACGAGGTTTTATTGCCTCAAAATAGACTACTTAATTAAGCGGAATGGTATAACAAATACAAAATTTACAATTAAAAAAACCAGCCGAGGCTGGTTTTTTAATGCTTACTAATGTTAGCTCATCGCCATCATCATTTTTGCAGGGTCTTCTAAGTAAGACTTCCATAAGTTATTGAAGCGGGCAATTGTTCCGCCATCAATCACTCGGTGGTCTCCAGACCAGCTTACTTGCATAATAGCAGCTGAAACAACATTGCCTTGTGTATCAAAGCGAGGTAAATGCTGCAGTTTACCTAAAGCAACAATCGCTACCTCAGGTTTATTGATGATCGGGGTTGCAATTGTGCCGCCAATCGCACCGATGTTAGAAATGCTAATAGTGCCGCCTTTCAAATCATCCGGTGAAACACGACCATCACGTGCTGCTTCAGTTAAACGAGTCACTTCGTTTGCAACATCTACGATGCTCTTTGACTGGCATGATTTAATGTTTGGTACAAGTAAACCAATCTTAGAATCAACCGCCATACCGATGTTATGATCATCAAAGTAAGTTAGCTCACTGCAATCATCATTTACTTGCGAGTTTAATACCGGGAATTGCTTAATCGCTAACGACAGTGCTTTGATAAAGAACGGCATCATAGTGAGCTTAACGCCCTGTTGCTTATACTGCTCTTTAAGCTCACTGCGCATTGCAATCAGTTTAGTTAGGTCAATTTCATCACAGAAAGTAAAGTGAGGAATTGTCGAAACTGAAGCAACCATTTGCTTAGCCATTGCCGCTTTAATGCCTTTAATAGGCTCTACGCGACTGCCACCAGAAGACGCCACAGTTGATACAGGCTCTGCCGCTTTTGGCGCAGCTTGTTGTGATGCTGCTTGGCTTGGTGTTTCATTCAAGAAGTCTTCGATATCTTGTTTGTAAATACGGCCGTTTTTACCAGAGCCTGGTACTTGCGTTAAATCAACATCAAGTTCGCGGGCTTTACGACGAACAGCAGGTGAAGCAACAGCTTTCTTATTAAGTTGTTTGCTAGAGTTTGCTGAAGTCGCAGGCTTCTGTGAAGGTTTAGTTGCTGCATTTGTTTGTGCTTTAACCACTGCAGAACTTACATCTGGCTCTGCACTTTGGCCTGCAATGCTCATTTGGAATAATGGGCTGTGAACCGCTGCAATATCACCTTTTTGATAATAAAGCTTTTCAACTTTACCTGTGTATTTAGCTGGGATTTGCACCAATGCTTTGTCTGTCATTACATCACACACAGCTTGGTCTTCAACGATTTCATCGCCTTCACTCACTAACCACTCAACGATTTCACACTCAACGATACCTTCACCGATATCTGGTAAAATAAAATCTTCTAAGTGCTCACCAGCCTCAGATGATGCTTCAGTTGGAGTTACAGGAGCTTGCGCTTCTTCGCTTTGTGTTGGTGCTTCGCCATCAACATCCATTGCGAATAATGGTGCATGTACTTTCGCAATATCCCCTTTTGCATAATAAAGCTTACTGATCACACCATCATGAACAGCAGGAATTTGCACAAGCGCCTTGTCGGTCATAACATCACAAATAGGCTGGTCTTCATTTACTGAATCGCCCTCTGCAACTAACCATTCAACAATTTCACACTCTACGATGCCTTCGCCGATATCTGGCAAGATAAAATCTTTAGACATACTGACTCCTAAAACTCTACTGATTGCTTAATCGCAGCAAGCACTTTAAGTGCATCCGGCACATATTCTTTTTCAAGTGCTAATGGGTATGGCGTATCTAAGCCACACACGCGAGCAATTGGCGATTCAAGGTGTAAGAAACACTCTTGTTGAATTGTTGCAACGATTTCTGCACCAAAACCATTCGTGATTGGTGCCTCGTGGCTTACCACTAAACGGCCTGTTTTAGTCACTGATTTAGCAATTGTCTCAACATCCCATGGTAAAATGGTACGTAAGTCGATCACTTCACAGCTAATACCTTGCTCTGCTGCTTTTTTAGCGGCGTCTTCGATGATTTCCATCTGTGCACCCCAAGCAAGTACAGTGACATCAGTGCCTTCTTGCACGATTTCAGCTTTACCGAGCTCGATGCTGTAATCTTCTTCA
Above is a window of Pseudoalteromonas shioyasakiensis DNA encoding:
- a CDS encoding ATP-binding protein — translated: MDSGHSAHFYQRHKLPILAFCILLVLAILVTVKYEYDLREDVFSRTLVQIERELETKEAVFESSLREKISALNFLDSTPPVLAIMRATNDQNIDPVLGTPISAWKDRLAKIFSGFMTTDKDLAQARYIYIADNGKEVVRVDNVNSQVYRIGEEKLQHKGQRDYMQITAQLKNGQIYISPINYNRENGRLQQPYTSTYRIAKLVKDAEGKPFAVLILNYYAADLISKLTSNTAENLSVYLLNAQQQFIYHPMESYRFSFELDDAHYWSEEFSPTQQMANVDFFDVVNLPEKLYVQKVFEFDNGVQMQPLTLAVSINTDILLNEIHQKRLRFIGILCLIILVVLMLFIIYQRDINRKIELSFLKEKNSKIIEDSTDAIIMVQPDGVICNANETAKTFFGITEQTTHFDTLFNYNDEDFQGIAQAIKEGQRCSFEAVHISEQSTHYFSITMTPVFDAVKQQYQIAAILRNIDSLKCAQHQLEKLNVTLEEKVKSRTAELEKATEEALASSKAKSEFVANISHEIRTPMNGVLGMLEMLEEEPLSTQQMQYLHYANTSANSLMTLINDILDFSKIEAGKLDLDSHEFDVVSVCSDLITSMAVQGQKKGIEILFDAHAITKRTVMGDSHRLKQILNNLLSNAFKFTHKGHVSLTVKEQLHSDNTLCLSFIVEDTGIGISKENQSKLFEVFTQEDSSTTRHYGGSGLGLSISRKLAQLMGGDIIVESEKGKGSRFWASIFVSICEPHNVPHKSNLLNEKKIGCAIQYELLASNVELQLATLGQSHKITHLTDVSETDFNELGLLIIDHKHPELNNVLGFANRYPDTCVLILGVMASLKQKETLPSNCTVIAKPVTPDELAYKLAVLFNDNDSVIERKNTDTKEIIELDLTSRSVLIVDDNMINIEVSKAILRDSHVHIESASDGLEAIEVLNNSETQFDLILMDCQMPNLNGYDCTKAIRQGKTGEKYQDVVIIAMTASAMAGDREKCLSVGMNDYITKPIKQATLRKKLSMWLKA
- a CDS encoding ABC transporter permease, with amino-acid sequence MFEVFKKELKELLRDRKTLIFVVALPVAIFPLLFAVMAFISSQAALEAEQEVHTYAIINGSYAQEFTDKVFYHKSFALYKGDETFNTVEELTKAVKAGTIDMGIYLPSDAKQTLDDAKQSEWQVVYNDAKAINFLFDRVKELAKEYGDALRTNKLLSFGVSEEQQAAIIEPIKVVKVDTADKRENLGEKIGGFIPYLLIPLVLMGATYPAIDLGAGEKERGTLETLLLTPITRTQLVLGKFVTLLASSIATTTITVLSMGVWISVAIAFVDLAVVKNAFSSLTVFDLGLIFVLLLPIAAIFSSLALAISIYARTFKEAQNYMAPLSMGVIFPIMIALMPNVELTSKTAFIPVTNVALAIKEIIKGTVDYTLVGLIFLATVIVAGALLAFCVKWFNKEDVLFR
- a CDS encoding ABC transporter ATP-binding protein, whose protein sequence is MIEVAGLKKKFKLTKDHKKNKTDNVDPREDKEFFHSVRDVSFQCNKGEVLGLLGPNGAGKTTTLRMISTALKPDEGSITISGHDIVKKPLVGRKSIGFLSGSTGLYGRLTVKENVEYFARLHGMSKKAVAARCDELFTLLDMHSFIDKRAENLSTGMKQKANIARAVVHHPDVVILDEPTTGLDIMTTQTVINFIRGLKEKGTPVIFSTHHLDEVALLCDRVAVINQGISCFDGTLDEFKQTGQSEELNQAFMNILTESRDV
- a CDS encoding DUF3025 domain-containing protein, whose product is MKRFTAPEQWSTQYLTTGAFSDLATLFNLDKLADWPSCQWFNQYLNAKTTQGKAITFVEDEKFADETRYYEQIIFETGQVPTRQQNWHDLFGGFIWCLFPKTKALINHQHIEEIKLHGLKERSKHRNALTLFDECAVVLAITEQSWQQQLRDHQWQQAFVEQREQWGKSIRPFMFGHANYEMLTQPYIGLTGKALFVIVPDDIFCKDLSEQYAYLDQRLYEMIKVDDCLRDNKNLSPLPLLGVPGWWTDNENPEFYSNTDYFRPKRRKRT
- a CDS encoding M28 family metallopeptidase codes for the protein MKRYFPMTVLASAILAGCASTSITSSDVEKAYQSINSEQLAEHIKVLASDEFGGRAPSSKGEELTLAYLTDQFKALGFEPGNGDSFLQEVPLVSLEADSDMVLTIGGKDYQYKKDMVMGSSRISAKQSIKDSELVFVGYGVNAPEYNWNDYEGLDVKGKTVVMLVNDPGFATKNPDLFTGDAMTYYGRWTYKYEEASRQGAAGAIIIHETAPASYPWSVVENSWSGEQFGFQKENNNMDRVAVEGWVTTDVAKELFTKAGLDFDTMKANAAKGAYHVDMGDLTASVEVNNTIKKSISYNFIATLPGSEKPDEHIIYSAHWDHLGTDKTRKGDQIYNGAHDNATGTAGLIEVAEAFATLPEHPSRSMTFLAVTAEEQGLLGSKYYAANPVIPASQTVANINMDSLNLLGKVKDISVVGIGKSEMDSLLETAAKAQGRTVSGDPKPSSGGYYRSDHFAFANMGVPAMYAGGGSEALDEETANYRKRMSLVLRGCYHQPCDRYRDEWDLSGAVQDLQLFYQVGFDISEQKEWPTWNATSEFQRK
- a CDS encoding putative manganese transporter, which codes for MLSLTQTRFIPNKARCYITDNKRLILPLLLLISLAVPASREFTLQALSDAFFQVSVFVAATLLIYYYLIDRLPQLQLSYLRAKSGILEVSFASILGALPGCGGAIIVVTQFTKKQASFGSVVAVLTATMGDAAFLLLATRPLDGLLMMLIGVAVGIISGQIVNTIHSPDKFQPDEASQYNEQPQCQPRALKFSRPIWKFTLVPSLIIAFVIATNSDLSEFSQSVNTGVTLFGSIMALFTVVVWALSSKGSSYKQVTSEEAPCTPPSKLTKVLMDTHFVTAWVVASFMLFEILVNLVGVDLTAWFSEYAYLAPLVAVAIGLLPGCGPQIVVMTLYIQGIIPFSAMAANAISNDGDALFPAIALAPKAALIATVYSTIPALLLGYGLYFYVI
- a CDS encoding dihydrolipoyllysine-residue acetyltransferase, with amino-acid sequence MSKDFILPDIGEGIVECEIVEWLVAEGDSVNEDQPICDVMTDKALVQIPAVHDGVISKLYYAKGDIAKVHAPLFAMDVDGEAPTQSEEAQAPVTPTEASSEAGEHLEDFILPDIGEGIVECEIVEWLVSEGDEIVEDQAVCDVMTDKALVQIPAKYTGKVEKLYYQKGDIAAVHSPLFQMSIAGQSAEPDVSSAVVKAQTNAATKPSQKPATSANSSKQLNKKAVASPAVRRKARELDVDLTQVPGSGKNGRIYKQDIEDFLNETPSQAASQQAAPKAAEPVSTVASSGGSRVEPIKGIKAAMAKQMVASVSTIPHFTFCDEIDLTKLIAMRSELKEQYKQQGVKLTMMPFFIKALSLAIKQFPVLNSQVNDDCSELTYFDDHNIGMAVDSKIGLLVPNIKSCQSKSIVDVANEVTRLTEAARDGRVSPDDLKGGTISISNIGAIGGTIATPIINKPEVAIVALGKLQHLPRFDTQGNVVSAAIMQVSWSGDHRVIDGGTIARFNNLWKSYLEDPAKMMMAMS